The genome window GAATTCTTGGGTTTTCCTTGGGAAGGGTTGTCAGGAGCCTCctctggggtggggggagacgCTCAGCTCTCGTCCCCCCACTGCTCTCTCCAGGGAGGACACTGAGAGCTCTTCAGGAGCTTGTGCAGCCAGATGAGGGAAAGCTTCATTTTAtaaagctgcttcttttttaaaagatgaaaatccCTTAAAAAACGAGGTCTGAGCAGATAATAAAGAGGCTGAAAACAACCCAGCCTAAGCAAATTATTAGCTGTGATGTTTTATATTTGATCCCTGCCTTTGGGATCCTGTTGTCCCATAAGAACAGCTCAGGTTTGGTTCCAGGGTCTCCTTGTGATGCCCATACGGGCTGtctgtggcagagcagctctTCCTTGTGCAGCCAAGCTGTTTGTTTGTCTCCTTTCTCaccaaaacacatttaaaattctgCCTTTACCTCCCAGCCCACAAAGACCAAGCCTGCAGAAGAGAGCGATGCTCCCCCGGCCAAGAGAGCCCCCATCTTCTATGGAAGtttggaagagaaggaaagggagcgCCTGGCAAAAGGAGAGTcggggctgctggggaaggaggggatgaAGGCAGCACTGGAGGCTGGCAACATCAACATAAGCAGTGGTGAGGATGTTTTAACCACCTTTATGTCCCCTCTCCCTCTGGAATGCGGCGCTTTCTAAAGCCCCTGATTGACTTGGAGTgtaatttaaagtaaaaaaagaaaaaaaaaaaaagaaagagggagagaccATTGCTGGGAGTTTTTTATTTGGCTCTTCCTCCAGTTTCCAATCcgtggttgtgtttttttgtgttcagGTGAGGTCTTTGACCTGGAGGACCACATGAGCGAGCGGCAGGCCGAGGTGCTGGCTGAGTTTGAGCGCAGGAAGCGAGCGCGGCAAATCAACGTCTCCACAGACGACTCGGAGGTCAAGGCCTGTCTGAGGGCACTGGGGGAGCCCATCACACTCTTTGGAGAAGGgcctgcagagaggagggagaggtgcTGTGTCTGCACACAGGGAACTCGGGATTTCCCTGTAGTTGGGATGCTGGGGGTGGCAGCAGTCAGTAAGGGAAGAGGTTTGAGTGTTATTAAGTTCAGACCTTTTCTAGCTCGGTTCAGTGGGATTTCAGCAgttaaagcagcagagctgagaaaaaggaagcatGAACTTCAGTTCTCTTCAGTGAGTActctgtactcagtgctggtgaggtcacacctcgagtcctgtgtccagttctgggcccctcagtttaggaaggatattgaggtgctggagcaggtccaaaggaggcaactgggctggtgaaaggactcgagcacagaccctatgaggagaggttgagggagctgggggtgttcggcctggagaagaggaggctcaggggagacctcatcactctctacaactccctgaaaggaggttggagccaggggggggttgggctcttttcccaggcaactctcagcaagacaagagggcagggtctcaagttgtgccaggggaggtttaggttggagatgagaaagaatttctttacggagtgatcaggcattggaatgggctgcccagggaagtagtggattctccgtgtctggagatatttaaaaagagactggatgtggcactcagtgccatggtctagcaaccgcaacagtggttcaagggttggacttgatgatgtctgaggtcccttccaacccagccaattctgtgattctatgattctgtttaaCATTTGGAGGGTGGCAGAGGGGGTGGTGCTGATCTCCTCTGTTTGGTGACCAGAGAAAAGGCATGAGGAAATGGAATGAAGCTGTGTCAGAAGTTCAGAATGGGCATTAGGAAAAGATGCTTCACCAAGAGGGTGATCCatccctggaacaggctccctgGGGAAGTGGTTGTAGCCCCAAGCCTGGCAGAGTTCAAGGAGGCTCTGCTCAGTGCTCTGAGTCATATGGTTTACATTATGGTAGCACTGCAAGGTGTGGGATGTTCAATGGTTCTTGTGGGTTccttgattctatgattctaaaactGGTGAGGAGGGAAGAATGGCAGAGAGGGATTCTTTGTTAGATGAGCTGACAGCTCACTGAGTGAATTAATAAACATGACTTTCTTTCCAGATTGAGAAATATCCTTTCAGTGGTTGGCACAGACGCATTAAAAAAGACCAGGAAAGATGACGACAGGTCTAAAAAATCCAAAGAAGAGGTAACAGTCCCTGCTGTTCTCTGagtgctgagggagatgggtgCAGTACCCTCTGAGATGCCTTACTTTGATGGTGTCTTTGGTGTCCAGGACTCTGGGTTTTGGTCAGGCTGTGAGTTCTCATCCCTTTGTGATTCTTCTGTGTTGCCCACTGCAAAACTATGGCACTGTGTTCTCTAAATCAGgagtgctgagctgtgctgcctcCAGTCTGTGAACCAAGAGAGCAGACATTGGGACTGTCACTTGGTGTAGAGAGtcttgtggtggtggtggtggtgttcaTGCTCAGAAAGAACGAAACAtgttcctgctcctgcaggtgtttctgtgtttgattcttctctgcttctcctttcccttttttgggTTTGTCTTTGCCTATTTTTGAGGGTTGCTGTAAGGACAATTTCTGTAGCTCTGggctttctttttgttgggTGGTGTGTTGGGAAGGAGGGATCTGCATGTCGTGCAGTAAAATGAGTTTGTGTGCAATGGAAATATTCTAGAGGGAAGTGGCAGTGTGTCAGGAGCTGATCTGTAGGGCAGAGAGTTTGACTTGTCCCTGTTAATTCCTCTGTCAGGGCTTATAGTTATGCAAAACTCCTTGAAAAAGAGGCCTTGACCCAGCAAGGTGTAAGAAGAGATGCTGTGGTGGTGCTTTAATTCTCAGAGGTGGTTGTCTGAGGTAACAGAATGGCAGAGTAGGATCACAGtagctttttcttcagttttgttctttttcttacagTATCAGCAAACCTGGTACCACGAAGGACCACGCAGTCTGAAAACAGCAAGGCTGTGGCTTGCCAACTACTCACTGCCCAGGTAAGGAAAGATGGAAGGTGGAACCTTTTGTAAAATCCAGCTGCTGATCCTGCCACGGGTGGTGCAGGACATTTGAGATGAAAGGAGCAGGGAACATAAATTGGGAGAGAAGTCCAGGGAGTTCAGAGCTGGAGTTCTCAGTCAGAGACTGACCAAGGCATCAGCCCAGGttaggagaaggaagaggaaaggcctgggccagcagcagggcagggaaaatATAACTGCTTGTGACCACTTTGCTCTTCCCAGGGCAGCAAAGAGGCTGGAGGAAGCCAGGCTGTTCAAAGAGATTCCAGAGGCAACCAGGACATCCCAGAAACAGGAGCTACACAAATCCCTACGAGTAGGtttggcagctgctggtttcacaactttttttttgctgcttctccaaGGAGATGGGAAAGGGATGAGCTGCCTCGAGGTGCTCTGCAGGTGCTTGTAATTTgctgtgctggaaagcagctctctgcctttccctggggTGTACAAAGCACTTTCTGACCCTTTGTTTCAGTGATTCAGAGACATGCTTTCATTGTTGCCTTGCATGGCAGAGGGCTGAAGAGGTGTCCCTGCATTGTCTTGTCACTTGCTTGTGAAGCTGAAGGAATTTATTCCTGGCTGTGTCACAGGTTTAGCTGGCTAGGAAGGGGCTGCCTGCTTCCCTCCTCTGTATGGGCTCATGAGTGCATAAAACCAAGGGAAACAACCAGCCCAGTAACACAGAACTTGGAGTGTTTCCAAGGCAGCTCTTCCACTGGAAAGTGACTTTCCAAGGCCTCTGCTGCCACCTGGGTACATTTGCTTCCTTCACCTCAGTCTCTGGCTTTTCCCTGGTACTTTCTCAtgtgttgttttgtgttgtgtttcaGTCCTTGAATAATTTCTGCAGTCAGATTGGAGACGATCGCCCACTCTCCTACTGCCACTTCAGCCCAAATTCCAAACTCCTGGCTACAGCCTGTTGGTAAGTTGTGTTTTACAGCACTTGCTGTGGGGGTTGGAAGAAGAACTTCAGGAGTGATGGAGAGGGATGGGAGGCTTGTGAATCATGAGAgtttagaaatgctttttcttcctactCTGAACTCTCTTCTGACCTCATTTTAGAACTTAGCAGAGATTTCAGTCTGAGTTCATTGGTCCCTGTGGCTGTTTTCCCACAGTGTGTTGGTATTTGAGCCATTACAGGACACCCCGGGGTGgttttgcagctctgtgtttgaTCTGTTCTTTGAATTTCCTGTTGCCACTGACATTTGGTTCTTGTTTTCAACAGGAGTGGCTTGTGCAAGCTCTGGTCTGTGCCTGACTGCAACCTTGTTCACACCTTACGAGGTACAGAGACACTTTCCACTGACACTCTTTGCTTTGGTTCCTTTCTGGGTTGAGTCCTCCTGTTTGAATTATGTTGTGACTCAAAATGTAGTGTTTTGGggcaggttttattttattctggtgAGAGCATCACTATCTTGTGGAGCATGGGCACATGTTTCAATCCAGAGGAAGTCCTGGCCTTTCTCTTGGGGCTGAGACCAGAGTTTAGAGTTTCTGCTTTTGAACAGTATTTTGGTGTCTTGTTTCAAGATCTGGTTTGAGTGTTTTTGAGCCCAATACCAGTGTTCCTGGCCAGGTCACTTAGCAGCAGTGAGGGCTGTTGAACAGTGGTCACAACATTAACTAAATACAAATGTGAGGATAAATCTCTTGATTCGTATGTTGAATTTTCACTAAGTTTGGAGGGTCCCAAACCTTTCATGTTTGATACCCtgcagtgggtgctgctgggaatgCAGTCCAGCTGTGTGCAGGACAGATGTGTCTGGTAGTTACCATGCAGCTTCAGCCAAGGGGGGAGGACACTGTGAATGTGTTCACTGGTACCTGGCTAATAAGCAAGAAAGAAATGATGCTTTTCTAAAGAACTGGCcaattttgattttcttttctcttaaggACATACCACCAATGTAGGAGCAATAGTCTTCCATCCCAAAGCCACTGTCTCCCTGGACAAGAAGGATGTTAACCTGGCCTCCTGTGCAGCTGATGGTTCTGTCAAACTCTGGAGCCTGGAAAGGTCAGAATGAGACCAGACATACAAAGCTGCAGCattgtggttttggggtttattttgtgttattaAACGTTCACCATCCTCCTGCAAATATAACCTTTTCTTGTAGTTATACCAGTGCAATTCCTGGCCTCAGTATGTGCCACCCTCTTCAGCAGGAAAGAGATCACCCTGGTTAGGGGAATCAAGGTGAGGGGAAATCATCTGAAAAGAATCAAGTCAGCATTGCTGCTGGGTGTTAGTAAACTGCTTTGGGTGATGGATGGAAGATCTGGTGATTGTTTCATTCTAACCTTTCATTTAGGAGAAAATTTCCCCTCTTGGATATTAACAAATCAACTTCAGAGTTATTGGGAGGCACCAGTATTCAGGGAGGGATGAACCAAACACAGAAGCTTCAGCCTGTCAGGAAAACAGGAGGCACTGTCCCAGGACAGTGTGGTTTGGGAAGATGCACGGGGGCTCTCTCAAGCCTGTGAAGAGGAGAAGTGTCAGTACCTGGCTGGGTTTGAGAAGTGGAGCCCTGCAGGGTGCCTGagggacaggcagcagctccagaccCCTCAGCTGCTCATGGCAGGAGCCTGCCTTGGTGAAGAGATGGATTGGTTATTACTCTCATCTGACCACATCTTTTAACTTCACCTGTCAGAAGGAAGCTCTAAATGCTGTTCATCTCCTCTGCTGAAGGCTGTGGATCTGCTGCCTGTAATTCTGGgggaataaatattttctctcctctgcctgccctgccccagaCCAGCAGGgtttgctgcagctggggacatGTTCAGTGTAGTCACAGTAAAGctcctggctgcccagggatgccatgttttctttctgctgttacTACTTTCAGAGTGCTATTAACAAGGAGCTCATTAACTTTCAGGAGCTAATCATCCCAGGAGAGTTTTATAACCAACATGAGAGTGGATAGAGGGGTTTTACTTGAAGCTTTTGCTCTGGTGGACCTAAGGCAGAATTCAGTCATTAGTTAAAACTGCTCTTCCTTCTGGCTTGTGTTTAATTAGCAGCTCCTGCTGTCATCAGTGTTTGTAGAGGTCTGGCCAGAGCCACCCACCTCTGCCCAGGGTCTGACAATCATCATTTGTGTTTTTCAGTGATGAACCAGTGGCAGatattgaaggacacagcaTGAGAGTGGCACGTGTGATGTGGCACCCGTCTGGGAGGTTCCTGGGTACTACCTGGTATGGAGAGTTGGTGATTTGCTTCCAGCCCTGACCATTGGACCCCTGGCTGGTAGCACAGTGGGGACCAGTGCAAATCACTGGGGTTCCTTTCTCTGTTCCTCATGTGAGACCCTGTTGGTCTccagctggaaataaaatgcCCCCAGTGTTACAGTCTGAGGTAgcattaaaattttgttttcttttggtttggatccacgaaacaaagtccaaccacagaagggttgggtgcaagcagcttttatttgacagttgacacaggcaaaaatatagagccaggcaaaagagggagagaggaaaagaagatagagagagaaaagtgtTAAGaaggtgggaagaaagaatgagagagagagagagagtcaccaccaggggtccagctgtcctGCGAGTTTCTTCAGGGTGGCACAGATTCTTGACAGGGTCCATGCTAGAATTCCCTGTTGCTCTCCTTGGAGGTACAATGAGCTGGACAagtgcctttttattttccttgcagCTATGATCACTCGTGGCGCCTGTGGGACCTGGAAGCTCAGGAGGAGATTCTGCATCAGGAGGGGCACAGCAAAGGGGTCTACGACATCGCCTTCCACACCGACGGGTCTCTGGCTGGCACGGGGTGGGTGCTTTGCCTCAGGCCTGCATGTGAAATGCCAGCAAGGTTTTGTTTCTGCCTGATGCCCTCCTGGTGAGGGTGAGCAGACTGTGGCTCTCTGGAGGGTCACCCTTGGGTTCTCTCTCCCAGGGGTCTGGATGCTTTTGGGCGGGTGTGGGACCTGCGCACAGGACGCTGTATCATGTTTCTAGAAGGCCACCTGAAGGAGATCTATGGGATTAACTTCTCCCCAAATGGGTAAGGAAAGAACTTGGGTGGGTTATGTGGGAGCTCTGGGTACAAACCCCAGCTCCCAACAACTTGTTCTTCCTCCACCCTTGGGCAGGTACCACGTTGCAACTGGCAGTGGTGACAATACCTGCAAGGTGTGGGACCTCCGGCAGAGGAAGTGCATCTACACCATCCCTGCACACCAGAACCTGGTGACTGGGGTCAGGTTTGAGCGTGAGTATCTCCTGGCCCATGCTCCTTGTCCATCCCTCTCCCAGGCTGAGGTGGGAGGGGGATGGGGCAACTCAAAAAACCCATCTGCAGGTTCTTTAAGGGGAGAAGATTCTTCATGGTTTTATTTGCAAATCTCACTGCTCCCTTTTTCTCATCCTCCACAGCCAATCATGGGAACTTCCTGCTCACGGGTGCCTATGACAACACTGCAAAGATCTGGACTCACCCTGGCTGGTCCCCTCTGAAAACACTGGCAGGTCACGAGGGGAAGGTGATGGGGTTGGACATCTCCCTTGATGGGCAGCTGATAGCAACCTGCTCCTATGACAGAACCTTCAAGTTGTGGACAGCAGAGTAGCTCAGAGAGCTGCTGATGAACTGGAATGGAGACTTTAATGGCTTTCAACTAagacttggttttttttatattaaaaagaaaaagaaaagggctGTTGGAACGTGGTTATGGCAGCTGTTGTTTGGGGTGGTTGGGGAGGTTTGGAAGCACTTGTGTTTGACAGGACTTGGTTGGAATCAAACAGTGAGtaatggctttttcttttttggattttggtttttatgcTATGGATATCTGTCTGCAGCATTTATACT of Calypte anna isolate BGI_N300 chromosome 17, bCalAnn1_v1.p, whole genome shotgun sequence contains these proteins:
- the PRPF4 gene encoding U4/U6 small nuclear ribonucleoprotein Prp4 — its product is MASVRAPAARGGARPAVRPPAPPEPTKTKPAEESDAPPAKRAPIFYGSLEEKERERLAKGESGLLGKEGMKAALEAGNINISSGEVFDLEDHMSERQAEVLAEFERRKRARQINVSTDDSEVKACLRALGEPITLFGEGPAERRERLRNILSVVGTDALKKTRKDDDRSKKSKEEYQQTWYHEGPRSLKTARLWLANYSLPRAAKRLEEARLFKEIPEATRTSQKQELHKSLRSLNNFCSQIGDDRPLSYCHFSPNSKLLATACWSGLCKLWSVPDCNLVHTLRGHTTNVGAIVFHPKATVSLDKKDVNLASCAADGSVKLWSLESDEPVADIEGHSMRVARVMWHPSGRFLGTTCYDHSWRLWDLEAQEEILHQEGHSKGVYDIAFHTDGSLAGTGGLDAFGRVWDLRTGRCIMFLEGHLKEIYGINFSPNGYHVATGSGDNTCKVWDLRQRKCIYTIPAHQNLVTGVRFEPNHGNFLLTGAYDNTAKIWTHPGWSPLKTLAGHEGKVMGLDISLDGQLIATCSYDRTFKLWTAE